Part of the Bos indicus isolate NIAB-ARS_2022 breed Sahiwal x Tharparkar chromosome 29, NIAB-ARS_B.indTharparkar_mat_pri_1.0, whole genome shotgun sequence genome is shown below.
TGAGTCTGGACCGTGCCCGCCTGCACCTGCTGCATCGGGCTGCCCCCGCGGCCGCCTGGGACGACATCACGGCGCAGGTGGCCCTGGAGCTCACGCACCTGTACGCACGCTTCCAGGTCACGCGCTTCTCCTGGTCAGTGCCCCCACctcctcagccccctccccacgtCCCCCCAGCCTGCAGGGCCCCCCTCACCCCCGCCTTCCCAGGTACTGGCTCTGGTACACCACCAAGGCCTGCGTGGGGAGCCTGGCACGGAAGGCCTGGGAGCGGCTGCGGCTGTACCGTGTGAACCTCATCGCACTGCAGAGACGCCGGGACCCCGAGCAGGTCCTGCTGCAGTGCCTGCCCCGCAACAAGGTGGGGGCGGCagagggctggggggcggggggaggggtgcagggcgTCGGGCGCCCAGCCAGTGGGTCCCCCGCCCCCCCAGGTGGACGCCACCCTGCGGCGGCTGCTGGAGCGATACCGCGGCCCTGAGCCCTCAGACACCGTGGAGATGTTTGAGGGCGAGAAGTTCTTCGCTGCCTTCGAGAGGGGAATTGACATTGATGCAGGTGTGCCCCGGCGCCCAGAGAAGGGATGCTGGGTCTGCCCCCGAGTCCCTGCTGAACCCCCCTGTGCCCACAGACCGCCCAGACTGCGTGGAGGGCAGGCTGTGCTTTGTTTTCTATTCCCACCTGAAGAACCTGAAGGAGGTGTACGTGACCACTGCCCTGGACCGACGGGCTCGGGCCGTGAGAGGCCAGGTGGGCCAGTGGGGTGGGCGCCCCGGGCTGCCCGGGCCAAAGCCAGAGCGCTGAAgcccacctcctcctctcccccaggTGTCCTTCTACCGGGGCGAGGTGCCGGAGGTGGTGCCTGAGGAGGCAGAAGCTGCCCGGCAGAAGAGGGGCCCAGCTGCCCTGTGGATGGCCACTCTGCCCATCAAGCTGCCCGTGAGGCCTAGCTGGGGAGCCCcgtgtggaggggaggggggaggagccgccagggtgggctggggtgAGGCCGGGGCTCACTGCCACCTCGACCTGCCCGCAGAGATTGCAGGGATGCGAGGGCCCGACTCGGGAGCCTGGCCTATCCCTGGCACCTCTGAACCTGGGCGACGCCGAGACCGGCTTCCTGACCCAGAGCAACCTGCTGAACGTGGCCGGGCGCCTGGGCCCCGACTGGCCGGCTGTGGCCCtgcacctgggcctgccctaccGTGAGCTCCAGCGCATCCGGCATGAGTTCCGGTCAGTTCTGAGCCTCTCGTCCTGCTGGCCTCCCCCTGGAGGCTGGCTGAGGTTCCGTCCAGGGGAGGCGGGGGCAGGGCAGATGGGCAGGAAGGGGAGGTTTTggccacccctgccccagggagCAAGACCCCCGTGCTGGGAGGGAGAACAAGGCCCTGGGTGTGGTGGGTGGTCTTGGCGGGCCCCCCTGACTGCTCCCCTGTCCCCCCAGGGATGACCTGGATGGGCAGATCCGCCACATGCTCTTCTCCTGGGCGGAGCGCCAGGCTGGGCAGCCAGGGGCCGTGGGGCGCCTCGTGCAGGCCCTGGAGCAGAGTGACCGGCGGGACGTGGCCGAAGAGGTGCGGGCTGTCCTGGAGCTTGGCCGCCGCAAGTACCAGGAGGGCATCCGGCACACGAGCCTGGCCCCCGGAAACCTCACCTCGCCTGACCGGTTGCCGTCACCCTCCCCAGAGCCTGCCCAGGCCTAGACCCCAGACTTCGGGCTGGACCCTGAGGCTCCCGTTTTCAAACTTTCCCTGCGTGTGAGCAAAGTGCCCCCCCACCCGTGTAACACACATGCACTGGCCTGGTCGCTGTCTCAGCTCTGACTTTCTCGGGTGGAGAGGCCAGTGGAAGGCCAGGGGTGGCCAAGTGATCTGAGGCCTGGCCCTGCTCTGCTGCAAGCCGGCCTGCTCTCATTCCCACTGGTCTGCGCCCAGCGCCTGCATTGGGTCCTGATCTCGGGGAGGGAGTGGAGTCCCAGCTACAAAGTAACGGCTGCTGCCCCATGAATACAGTCGTGTGCAGGACGGCGCATCTGCCTTTTGGTTGGGGGCCTGGTGCTTGGCCAATTCAGTTCCCACGGCTCCTCCCTTAGGGACACTTCGTCCCAGCGCACCCCCCATCCGCTGGCCCGACGGAAGTAGTCCCTGGCCCGTGCACCGGCGCGAGGTCGGACGCCCAGTGAAAACCCGTGGAGACCCGGAGCGCGGGGCTGGCGCCGGGCTGGGGCCTGCCGAGCGCAGTGGCCGTGGCGGCCAGGAGGGGGAGCCCGAGTCCGCCAGCCAACCGCCGGCCGGGGGCGGAGCGCGCGCGGCGCCGAGCGGACGCGCCCCCGCGCTTAGGTGCAGCCGGGCGCGCGGCGAGGCGGGGAGGCCAGCGCGGCGGCagaggcggcggcagcggcggcagaGCGCGCGGTGAGTGCCCACCTGGCGGCTCCTTCCGCTGCACCCACCCGAGTGCAGCCCGGCCGCGGAGTCGAGGGGCACCACGGCGACTATGGGAGGTGACATCTGCCCGGACGAGGCGGTTTCTGCGGGGCCCGCGCCGGCGGATGCTCGGATCCGCTGCCGCCGGAGTGTAGGAGGCTGGGCCCCGGGCGGTGCCGGGCGCGCTCCCAGCGCACACGTGTCCTCGCCGGTCGGGAGACGGAGGCCAGTCCCCAAGGAACGATCCGGGCCATGGGGGACACGCACGTGGGGCCCTGCGGGATGTACTTGGACACGTGGGTGGCTGAAGTCGCCATCGCCTGGCGGGCTTCAGCGTGGCGATCCGGGCCTCATGGGGACTCCTTCCAGCTGGACAGGGAGTTGAGCCGGGCTTCCAGTCGCAGCCCTGAACCCCCACTCCGCGCCTCCTTTGTCGCCGGGTTGGCGCCCCTCCAGCCGGCGGGACTGAAAGCGCCTCCCCGGGGCAAGGGGCGGGGGGAGATGAATGGGGAGAGAAGGGCCGGCCCCAGACTCGGAGCCTCACAGCCTTTCCCTTTCTTGGGGGTGAAGGAGTCCAGTGGCTTAGTTCGTGGCAGATTTTACCTCCTGGGGGGCCTCTGAGCTGAGCTGCCCACAGCTTCGCCTGCAGCCCGGGTTGAGGACGCTGCGGGAGCCGGGGGAACCGACCGGGAGGGCTGACAGCCCGGGGCCTGAGGCCGGGCTGGGGCTGCCGGGTCTCTATGGCAACCTGGGGTGCAGGGGAGGGCCCTCCGAGCTGTCTCATGAGCAGGCGGTAGGAACCATCGAGTGAGGACAGGAAAAGGCTTCCTGGCCCAGAGGACCCCTTGTCAGTCCTCCGCTGGCAGAGGCCCTCCCCACACTACTCGGTTCTGAAGTGTCTCCCCCATCCCAGCGCCAGGGTGGGACCCAGGGCTGACGGTCTCAGGCTGGGATCTCCAGGCCTGCCTCTATTCCCGAGACAGCTGCTCCCCTTCCCACCTTGGAGAGTGTCCGACTTCCTGGACCCCAGCATCCAGGTGTCCCTCACACTGGGCAGGAAGTGGGGTCTGGTGGGCTCGCTCAGGTCCAAGAGGGCAGAGTGTGGACCTTGTCCCCAAGGGTCGGGGACAACAGTCGGCTGTGGCCAGTTTGcacctggggggtggggagagagggtcaGGTTGAAGTGCAGAGGTCAGGCTCTTCTCTGAGACTGGGGCACTGAGGCTCTGGGTGAGTTTGTAGGGAGGCATCTGGGGGGTCAGAGGGTTTTGGGAGTGTGGGTGGCAGCCAGTGGTCTCTGCGACCCAGCCACCCCCTGGCCTTTGCAGCAGACAAGCGTGTCTTCTCCGCTCCTGCATGAGTTTTCCCTGAAATGCACCTCCCAGAAGACACACGGTCCACAGACACAGTGGGCACAGCCCATCTCCACCCCACAGCTCCGGATTCCCTGTGCCCGGGCACAGAGAGAGCCCCGTTCCTGGGGTCCCAGGGCCCTAACCAGAGCCCGCCTGCTGGCTGCAGAGGAAAACTCGGGGAGCAGCTGGGTGCACGGTGGCCGCGGGCTGGGGCCCCTCGAACCGGCTGCGTGGCTTGGCTGGGTTAGCCCGTCAGACCCGCTGCCTCATGGGCCGAAGGGGGCTCGGAGGCCAGCCCAAGCCTCCCAGAAGCTGTCACACCCCCTTCTCATCCCTTCTCCCGCGGCGCCAGGGCGCCTTATCCCGcccaaagtgaaagagaaagtcgcCCCCCCCCcaggcccgccccgccccgccccgccccgcagcCAATCCCCGCCGCCGGCACCGCCCCCGGCCGCTGGCCctccccccgcccgcccgccgcccgcggGCTGGAGTCTCCAGGAGGAGCCGTGGAGGAGCCGGTCCTACGCGCCCGGGGTGAGCGGGACGAcggcgggggcggcgggctgCCGAGCGGGCAGGGGGCCTCCCGGCCCGGGGAAGCCGGGGTGAAGGTCACCAGTCCGCGAGCGACGGCAGGTGTGAGCCAGCCGTGTGACCCGACTAGCGACGCTGCGGGTGCGAGGCAGGGACAGCTGGTCTTGGCGTGGGCTGGGGGGCGCCCCCCGCCAGAGGTCCCTGGGGCCGGCTCTGGCTCCCTAGCCCTGCCCCTAGCCTGCCCCCCGGGAAGAGGTGGTGGAGCAGCCACAGcgagcccgtgtgtgtgtgtgtgtgtgtgtgtgcgcgcgcgcgcgtgcagTCGGGGTGAAGTTCCTGGGAGGGTGGGCACAGGCTGGCTATGGCTGAGCTggtgctttctccaggggagccGTGGTCTGGGGCTCCAGCCCGGAGGTGCCATGGGGCAGGGGCTGCACCTGCCCTGGCTGCATCTACCTGGGCAGCTGTGAGCTGAGCCCCGCGGGGGGCCCTGGGGCTCTGTCACCCCTATCCCGACAGAGCAGGCTGCTCGAGGATGGGGTTGacacagcccagcccaggggAGGAGGCACCTGGCCCTTTAAAGGGCTCCGTGCATGTGAGCGTGAGCAAGGCCAGCTGGGAGGACGCACTGGTGAGGACTCTTGAGAGGAAGCCGCCAGGTGGCCCAGGGATGGGACCAGGTGGTGGGCCTCCTGGCACGCTTCGAGCCCACGACGTGTAGCCCGCCTGAGCGGGGTTGGGGGCCTGGGGAGCCGCTCGGAGCCCCTGCGGGGGCCCTGGAAGGGAAACAAGGAAGCCTGTTCCTCTGGTGCGCCTCTCCCGTCTGCCCACCCCCGCTGGTTGCAGTCCCTTCTCTCCTAGGACAGAAGCGCTGGTTTGGAAATACCCTTGAAAGCAGAAGACCAGCCTCCGCCCTGCGCTCCCTCCCCCGCTGTCTGGCATCCAGCTCCGCAGCTCCTACCTGGGTGCTCCCGAGTTAAATGGCCGATAAGCAGATCAGGTCAGAACCCAGCCCCGcctcaccccaccctgccctccccccgGCCGACCTATGGCCGAGGAGGCCGCCTGACCTCCATCTGCCCACGCAGCCTGCCAGCCAAGCTCATCAATGGCGGCATCGCCGGCCTGATCGGGGTCACCTGTGTGTTCCCCATCGACCTGGCCAAGACGAGGCTGCAGAACCAGCAGAATGGCCAGCGCATGTACACCAGCATGTGAGCCAGcgagctgggggggtggggggcaggcctgGGGGCACTCCTGCCCGGGTCAGGGCAGGGGGCCGGTGCTGGACCCTGGCTGACCCCTGGCTCCCTCCTACCCCCGGGGCTGCAGGTCTGACTGCCTCATCAAGACCATCCGCTCAGAAGGCTACTTCGGGATGTACCGTGGTGAGGCTGGGCAGGGTCTGGAGGGTCTGGATGGATGGTGGGGCCGCGCCCCGTGGGGCCTGGCTGTAGCTGCACAGTGGCGGGGGTCGAGGAAGGGCAGCTCTCAGCGCCATCCTCCACCGCTGCCAGCACCCAGCACGACGGGACCTCCTCCCAGGACAGGCGGGACCCTGTCTGCGCCGGACACTGGCGGGGGTAGTGGTGGGGGGGCTGATTGCAAAGCCGCTTAGCAGACAACCGCCAAGCCTGGATTTGCCCAGATGCTGTGCAGCAGAGTCCTTGCACTGAGAGGGGCTCACGCTGCCTCCTCAGCTCTGGATCCCCCCCAGGTCCCCCGCCTCTGCCTCCTCAGCTCTGGACCCCCCCAGGTCCCCCGCCTCTGTACTGCAGGGGGGTGTTCCTCACGGAGGCCCGCCTGCTGGACCGGGAGGGTTGCCTGAAGGAGGAGgcgctgcccccacccccgctggGCACATGTGGgtgagagggcaggaggagctgcCAAGGTGcaagggggcggggggagggctcTGCCAACTGAGAGGCAAGTGCCCACCAAGAGCGTCCGGGTCCCGGCCCTGGCCACTGACCCATCCGCATGCCACACAGGAGCCGCCGTGAACCTGACCCTCGTCACCCCCGAGAAGGCCATCAAGCTGGCGGCCAATGACTTCTTCCGATACCAGCTCTCCAAGGATGGGTAAGGCACTGGTTGACTGCTGGGGGCCACAGTCACGAAGGGAGGGGGATCTGTGCCTCCAGAGGACGAAGGATCTGTCGTCGTGGGGGCCCCTCACCCCGACCTGCAGGGCCTGCTTCCTCCGCCTCCGATGCTGAATCCTTGGTGCTCAGGCCCCAGGGGTCCTTGGCCCCTAGCCATTGCCTGCTGCCTCTTGTAGGCTGGGATTTGGGGGCACTGGCCAGTTTTCCCTATCACCCGAGGGTGGGGTGAAAGGGCAGTAGTCCCGTGGAGCACTtgagccccccaccccgcctccagTTTTGTTTGCTGAGAACAGCCCTCGCCCGTCCCCAGCCCCGCTGTGAGCGTCTGTCTCTCGGCTCGGTGCCTGTTACTggagggcggcgggggcggggcctgcctctgtcttcaccgGTCCCGCCCCTTCACGTCCCCCAGCCGCAGGGGCCTCTGACTCTGCCTTGCAGCCCCGCCCTCTTTACTGCAGGCAGCAGTTGACCCTGTTTAAGGAGATGCTGGCGGGCTGCGGGGCCGGCACGTGCCAGGTGATCGTGACCACCCCCATGGAGATGCTGAAGATCCAGCTCCAGGACGCGGGCCGCCTCGGTGAGGCtgtggggggcggggcgcgggggggACACCAGCTGGACCccgtccctgcccccaccctgtgCTCGGAGGGAGACCAGCAGGCCACCCCCTTTCTCCCCAGCCGCCCAGAGGAAGATCCTGTCCGCCCAGGCCCAGCTTTCGGGCCAGGGGAGCGCCCAGCCCTCCGTGGAGGCTCcggccaccccccgccccacagcCACTCAGTTGACCCGGGACCTGCTGCGGAGCCGAGGCATCGCTGGCCTCTACAAGGGCCTGGGGGCCACGCTGCTCAGGTTGAGGGGCAGGCAGGGCGAGGGGAGGCCTACCCACCCGTCCGCCCCACGCGTCCCAGCCAGTCACCCTGCGATCCCCCGACAGGGACGTCCCCTTCTCCATCGTCTACTTCCCCCTCTTCGCCAACCTGAACGAGCTGGGCCGGCCAGCATCTGGGGAGAAGTCGCCTTTCTACGTGTCCTTCCTGGCCGGCTGCGTGGCTGGGAGCGCGGCTGCCGTGGCCGTCAACCCCTGTGACGGTTGGTGCCCAgcttggggcagggcagggctggggggtgggtcCAGGCTGAGGGCGCACGCTGACCTGCGTGCCCCTTGCAGTGGTTAAGACCCGTCTCCAGTCGCTGCAGCGTGGCATCAACGAGGACACGTACTCGGGATTCCTGGACTGTGCCAGGTGGGCGAGCCCCCAGGGGccggggagggcagggcagccccAGCGTTGTGGCTCTGACACCTCCGCCCCCGCCGTCTCCCCGCAGGAAGATCCTCCAGAACGAGGGCCCCTCCGCCTTCCTGAAGGGCGCTTACTGCCGCGCCCTGGTCATCGCCCCACTGTTTGGCATCGCTCAAGTGGTCTACTTCCTGGGCATTGCCGAGACCCTGCTGGGGCTGCCGCGCGTCCAGCCCTGAGCCCGGGCAGCCGCCCCTTGCCCTCCAGTCGAGCGGGACCAGAGCGGGGCCCAAGGCAGGCAGCCCCCCCGGGGACAGCACGAGAGTCTCTCCACagacgggtgggggtggggagggggagtgcAGGGTGCACACACGCGCCTGGCGGGGCCCTGCCTACACAACCCCCGGGATCAACGTCTTACCTAGAAACGGCAGAAATTGTTAC
Proteins encoded:
- the SLC25A22 gene encoding mitochondrial glutamate carrier 1 isoform X1, giving the protein MADKQISLPAKLINGGIAGLIGVTCVFPIDLAKTRLQNQQNGQRMYTSMSDCLIKTIRSEGYFGMYRGAAVNLTLVTPEKAIKLAANDFFRYQLSKDGQQLTLFKEMLAGCGAGTCQVIVTTPMEMLKIQLQDAGRLAAQRKILSAQAQLSGQGSAQPSVEAPATPRPTATQLTRDLLRSRGIAGLYKGLGATLLRDVPFSIVYFPLFANLNELGRPASGEKSPFYVSFLAGCVAGSAAAVAVNPCDVVKTRLQSLQRGINEDTYSGFLDCARKILQNEGPSAFLKGAYCRALVIAPLFGIAQVVYFLGIAETLLGLPRVQP
- the SLC25A22 gene encoding mitochondrial glutamate carrier 1 isoform X2; its protein translation is MLAGCGAGTCQVIVTTPMEMLKIQLQDAGRLAAQRKILSAQAQLSGQGSAQPSVEAPATPRPTATQLTRDLLRSRGIAGLYKGLGATLLRDVPFSIVYFPLFANLNELGRPASGEKSPFYVSFLAGCVAGSAAAVAVNPCDVVKTRLQSLQRGINEDTYSGFLDCARKILQNEGPSAFLKGAYCRALVIAPLFGIAQVVYFLGIAETLLGLPRVQP